One part of the Candidatus Angelobacter sp. genome encodes these proteins:
- the rplI gene encoding 50S ribosomal protein L9: MPKTEIILTHNVVGLGAESDQVKVAAGYARNYLFPQGLAIPLTAANKRRLEALRQRRAEREAHEFNTMSELSRSLAKMVLVLTAKTGEEGKMFGSITAGVIVDELKHQFDIAIDKKKVHLERPLRAAGEHEVELRLHPEVVTTLKVRVESATPAANPAEATAEPKAKETAMRRTREAVAGRAGEGAAPKAREGVTAKAKDKDTPAAKAEATKERAPRKPRAEKKSE; the protein is encoded by the coding sequence ATGCCAAAAACTGAAATCATTCTAACTCACAATGTGGTGGGGCTGGGCGCGGAGTCCGACCAGGTGAAGGTCGCCGCCGGCTACGCCCGCAACTATCTTTTCCCGCAAGGACTGGCGATTCCACTGACAGCGGCGAACAAACGCCGCCTGGAGGCGCTGCGACAGCGCCGCGCCGAGCGTGAAGCGCACGAGTTCAACACCATGAGCGAACTGTCCCGGAGCCTTGCGAAGATGGTGCTGGTGCTCACCGCCAAGACCGGCGAAGAGGGCAAAATGTTCGGTTCGATCACGGCGGGCGTCATCGTGGACGAGCTGAAGCACCAGTTCGACATCGCCATCGACAAGAAAAAAGTCCATCTCGAACGCCCGCTCCGCGCGGCCGGGGAACACGAAGTGGAGCTTCGGCTGCATCCGGAGGTGGTGACGACGCTGAAGGTCAGGGTCGAAAGCGCAACACCGGCGGCCAATCCGGCCGAGGCGACCGCAGAGCCAAAGGCAAAAGAGACGGCGATGCGCCGAACCCGGGAAGCGGTGGCAGGCAGGGCCGGAGAGGGCGCCGCGCCGAAAGCACGGGAAGGCGTCACGGCAAAGGCCAAAGACAAAGACACGCCCGCGGCGAAAGCCGAAGCGACAAAGGAACGCGCGCCGCGCAAACCGAGGGCCGAGAAAAAGTCGGAGTAG
- the ssb gene encoding single-stranded DNA-binding protein has protein sequence MASFNKVILVGNLTRDPELRYTPKGTAIAKIGLAVNRVWTNDAGEKKEEVTFVDVDVFGRTAENVGQYMRKGRPILIEGRLRLDQWDDKQTGQKRSKLGVVAETVQFLGSPTGGGEGGDAPRRASAPAAAAPAAAEGAEADGPPSDDDVPF, from the coding sequence ATGGCAAGTTTCAACAAAGTCATCCTGGTCGGAAACCTGACGCGCGATCCGGAATTGCGCTACACTCCCAAGGGCACGGCCATCGCCAAGATCGGTCTCGCAGTGAACCGCGTGTGGACCAACGACGCCGGGGAGAAAAAGGAGGAAGTAACCTTTGTGGACGTGGACGTGTTTGGCCGGACCGCGGAAAACGTCGGACAGTACATGCGCAAGGGCCGGCCGATCCTTATCGAAGGCCGCCTGCGCCTCGACCAGTGGGACGACAAACAAACGGGCCAGAAACGGAGCAAGCTCGGCGTCGTGGCGGAGACGGTCCAGTTCCTCGGCAGTCCGACCGGCGGAGGCGAGGGCGGCGATGCGCCGCGACGCGCGTCCGCGCCGGCCGCAGCTGCCCCGGCGGCGGCCGAAGGCGCCGAAGCGGACGGCCCTCCATCCGACGACGACGTTCCCTTTTAA
- a CDS encoding 30S ribosomal protein S6, which translates to MKRYEGLFILDTVAKEEGIKEAIDRISSEITAAGGKVETVQKMDKRNFTRVADRRHSAGFYVNFIFELEPGSVNQLRQRFDLNDEVYRVLFTIAPPLKEAGRLK; encoded by the coding sequence ATGAAAAGATACGAAGGTTTGTTTATTCTGGACACGGTGGCGAAGGAGGAGGGCATCAAGGAAGCCATCGACAGGATTTCGTCGGAGATCACGGCGGCGGGCGGCAAGGTGGAAACCGTGCAGAAGATGGACAAGCGCAATTTCACGCGCGTGGCGGACCGCAGGCACAGCGCGGGTTTCTACGTGAACTTTATTTTTGAGCTGGAACCCGGATCGGTGAACCAGTTGCGCCAGCGATTCGATTTGAACGACGAGGTTTATCGGGTGCTCTTCACCATCGCGCCGCCGCTGAAGGAGGCCGGCCGATTGAAATAG